The DNA sequence CATTAAGCTGTCCGCTCTTAGGATTAGAACTAATAAGCTTAGGCCCTGTCTTGTCCTTCTTAGAAACAGTTTTACTCGAACTATTCCCACCTAAAAGGTCATATATAGACATAGTCTTGGTCTTATTAGGATAAGCATATTTTAATATATATTCCCTTCCTGCAAGCGCAAGGCTATTTATAAAAATCATTATAAAAAGGGATATTGCTGCAACTCTTTTCACATCCATGCCCCCTAAAGTTTGCTATATATATTATATCGTATTTTTCTATAAAAAGCATAGTTAAGAAAAAAATAAGTTGAATTTTATTCTTTTCTCTCCATCTCCTCCCTAATCCTATCAATCGCCCTATCCTTTAGCCTTGCAACAGACATATAATGGCACCTTCTATTGTTTGAAATCTCAACCATACTTTTTCTTTTAAAGTAATAATCAATTATAACTTCCCTTTGTTTTGGGCTTAAGTTTTCAATTGCATCATACAAATCCCTATTCTCTTCCTTTTTAACCATATCCTCTTCAATGCAAACATCCGAAGGGATAACCTCGTGCATTAAAGAGCCATCTTCTGTCATTTCAAACTCAAGACTCATATAATCGAACTTAATCCTTCTTACAAAATCCCTCATACTGTTTATAACTGCCCTTTTAACATAAGCCTCAAATGGAACATTAGCATCAACTTTAAAATTATTAATACACTTTAAAATTGCTACTCTCCCCTCCTGCATGGCATCCTCAAAATATTCCTTATCCTTTACATACATACTAAAGCACTTTTTCAAAAGAGGCTCAAACTTTTTTAAAATCAAAATCTTTTTTTCATCATCTTTCCTTGCTTCTAAAACTAAATCTCTCATACCATCCCCTCCTGAAAAGATGATACAAGAGATTATTTTAA is a window from the Caloramator mitchellensis genome containing:
- a CDS encoding sigma-70 family RNA polymerase sigma factor; translated protein: MRDLVLEARKDDEKKILILKKFEPLLKKCFSMYVKDKEYFEDAMQEGRVAILKCINNFKVDANVPFEAYVKRAVINSMRDFVRRIKFDYMSLEFEMTEDGSLMHEVIPSDVCIEEDMVKKEENRDLYDAIENLSPKQREVIIDYYFKRKSMVEISNNRRCHYMSVARLKDRAIDRIREEMERKE